A portion of the Candidatus Pristimantibacillus lignocellulolyticus genome contains these proteins:
- a CDS encoding response regulator transcription factor has product MHDQAIERSEDQLLCTLTKRVMIISPLPERVKQLFVSLSTACFDVFSLHEFNEDMLSSVKPELVIYDALPTAVTASYTDVLERGHSLLGNVSSYHISLVILMDEQTYERKEQLELAGAEIMIWPSSVDQALERINRLLENQSQFSKFEDLIVFKDLKVNTRKMIVTKDNLRIELTKTEYDLLLHFLTSDGAVQTREVLLDVIWGLQFYAGSNVVDVHIKSLRKKLEDSAVDPKYIATVRGVGYRLADRD; this is encoded by the coding sequence GTGCACGACCAAGCAATAGAGCGATCAGAAGATCAGTTGTTATGCACGTTAACGAAACGAGTTATGATTATTAGTCCCCTGCCAGAACGAGTAAAGCAATTATTTGTTTCGCTATCAACGGCATGTTTCGATGTGTTTTCATTACATGAATTTAATGAAGATATGTTGTCATCTGTGAAACCTGAACTAGTGATCTACGATGCATTGCCAACGGCAGTTACTGCTTCCTATACAGACGTACTAGAAAGAGGTCATAGTTTACTGGGCAACGTTTCTAGTTATCATATTTCATTAGTTATTCTGATGGATGAACAAACTTATGAGCGAAAAGAACAGTTAGAATTAGCGGGCGCTGAAATTATGATCTGGCCTTCATCTGTAGATCAAGCGCTTGAGCGTATTAATCGCTTGCTTGAGAATCAATCACAGTTTTCAAAATTTGAAGATCTTATCGTATTCAAAGATTTGAAAGTGAATACTCGTAAAATGATCGTCACGAAGGACAATCTACGTATAGAGCTGACCAAGACAGAATATGATCTGTTATTACACTTCTTAACTTCAGATGGCGCGGTTCAGACGAGAGAAGTACTACTTGATGTTATTTGGGGATTACAGTTTTATGCAGGCAGTAATGTTGTTGATGTTCATATTAAAAGCTTGCGTAAAAAACTTGAAGATAGCGCAGTGGATCCCAAGTATATCGCTACCGTTCGAGGAGTTGGCTACCGTCTAGCTGATCGTGATTGA
- a CDS encoding transcriptional repressor, translating into MVQKINLTVQRRAILEVVKDSEDHPTAADIIHRLRERGFNFAYGTVYNSLRYLTDVELIRELKLGEAVSRYDARTEEHQHIVCTVCGKVDEVLVDIPQEWLDKVCEQTNYSIHHPHIVMEGVCGQCTTKQ; encoded by the coding sequence ATGGTTCAGAAAATTAATTTAACAGTGCAACGTAGAGCGATTTTGGAGGTAGTGAAAGACTCTGAAGATCATCCAACAGCAGCGGATATTATTCATCGATTGCGTGAAAGAGGGTTTAATTTTGCGTATGGAACTGTGTATAACTCTTTACGTTATCTAACGGATGTTGAACTTATTAGAGAACTGAAATTAGGCGAAGCTGTTAGTCGATATGATGCGAGAACTGAGGAGCATCAACATATTGTTTGTACAGTATGCGGTAAGGTAGATGAAGTATTAGTAGATATTCCACAAGAATGGTTAGATAAAGTATGTGAACAAACGAATTACAGTATTCATCATCCTCATATCGTTATGGAAGGGGTGTGCGGCCAGTGCACGACCAAGCAATAG
- the cls gene encoding cardiolipin synthase, translating into MDIVQNIYFTITILNIFLAIAIIFLERRNVSSTWAWMMVLFFIPVLGFVLYLVLGQKFKKRKLAKLLGINPSMINDLVIEQRRQLQRGDLDFAGPEIDEYSDLISMNLTTGLSLFTTQNTVNIYTDGNEKFDALIADIAEAKHHIHLVYYIVRNDALGRRLMKALTAKAKEGVEVRFLYDHIGSSNLPRKFFKEFRAAGGKEEAFFPSRIPYINFKINFRNHRKLVVIDGGIGYIGGFNIGDEYLGLNKHFGKWRDTHLRIRGDAVLQMQAQFMIDWNMASSLKVGFNETYFPILIAENNNPIGMQIVASGPDSQYQEIKNSYIKMIYAARKSVYLQTPYFVPDSSLLNALRTAALSGMDVRIMLPSKPDHFFVYWATQSYLEDLLSCGIKVYMYDVGFLHAKTLVVDGKSASVGTANLDIRSFKLNFEMNAFIYNQEVAVRLETIFNEDIENCHVLTIEEYSKRSWVRRIKESISRLLSPIL; encoded by the coding sequence ATGGATATTGTTCAAAACATCTACTTTACGATTACAATACTAAATATATTTCTTGCGATTGCAATAATATTTCTTGAACGTAGAAATGTAAGCTCAACATGGGCGTGGATGATGGTACTGTTTTTCATTCCTGTTCTTGGATTCGTTCTTTATCTTGTATTAGGTCAGAAATTCAAAAAGCGCAAACTAGCAAAGTTGCTTGGTATTAATCCGAGTATGATCAATGACTTAGTTATTGAACAGCGCCGTCAGTTGCAAAGAGGTGATCTTGATTTTGCTGGGCCTGAAATTGACGAATATTCTGATTTGATATCGATGAACCTTACAACAGGACTTTCACTATTTACAACACAGAACACTGTAAATATTTATACGGATGGCAATGAGAAATTTGATGCTCTAATCGCTGATATTGCTGAAGCTAAGCATCATATTCATCTTGTCTATTATATTGTAAGAAATGATGCACTTGGTCGTAGACTTATGAAAGCATTAACTGCTAAGGCGAAAGAAGGAGTGGAGGTTCGCTTCTTATATGATCATATTGGTAGTTCAAATCTTCCTCGTAAATTTTTCAAGGAGTTTCGTGCTGCAGGAGGGAAGGAAGAAGCATTCTTTCCCTCTCGTATACCGTATATTAACTTTAAGATCAATTTTCGTAATCACCGTAAATTAGTTGTTATTGACGGTGGGATTGGTTATATTGGCGGTTTCAATATCGGAGATGAGTACTTGGGTCTTAATAAGCACTTTGGTAAGTGGCGTGATACTCATTTACGTATTCGCGGAGATGCAGTTTTACAGATGCAAGCCCAATTTATGATTGATTGGAATATGGCATCATCCTTAAAAGTTGGTTTTAATGAAACTTATTTCCCTATATTGATCGCAGAGAATAATAATCCCATCGGCATGCAAATTGTTGCTAGTGGGCCTGATTCACAATATCAGGAGATTAAAAATTCATACATAAAGATGATTTACGCAGCTAGGAAATCGGTGTATCTACAAACCCCTTACTTTGTGCCAGATAGTAGCCTTTTGAATGCATTAAGAACTGCTGCACTTTCAGGCATGGATGTACGAATTATGTTGCCTAGTAAGCCAGATCACTTCTTTGTTTATTGGGCTACACAATCGTACTTGGAAGATCTTTTGTCATGCGGTATTAAAGTATATATGTATGACGTCGGATTTCTCCATGCCAAAACGCTTGTCGTAGATGGAAAATCAGCATCTGTTGGTACAGCGAATTTGGATATTCGGAGCTTCAAGCTTAACTTCGAGATGAATGCATTTATTTATAATCAAGAGGTAGCAGTAAGACTTGAAACAATATTCAATGAGGATATAGAAAATTGCCATGTACTTACTATAGAGGAATATTCGAAGCGTTCATGGGTTAGACGGATCAAGGAATCGATATCGCGTCTTTTAAGCCCCATCCTTTAG
- a CDS encoding M15 family metallopeptidase has translation MKVFKLFLFLITCAAMIGIVIFLMSDKNEQNNELVDGTNQEENIPNNDSSINNGEEDDNVSNTDGNDDTNGSGQEEPVPSPTSSPTDNVDTDAESVAVMVNPNYKLPEDYSPKDLVYPDVRFTFDDKIEKRMMRQAAATALEEMFEAAEVDGIYLAGVSAYRSHETQKALFKRYVERDGYEKAKTYSAEPGTSEHETGLAIDVSGSTGKCAAEDCFGGTVEAIWLANNAANHGFIIRYPEGKEDITGYKYEPWHLRYVGVEIAKEIDSEGLTLEEYYQVVPVKR, from the coding sequence TTGAAGGTTTTCAAATTATTTTTATTTTTAATCACATGTGCTGCTATGATTGGTATTGTTATATTTCTAATGTCTGATAAGAATGAACAAAACAATGAGTTAGTTGATGGAACTAACCAAGAGGAAAATATTCCAAATAATGACTCTTCTATTAATAACGGAGAAGAAGATGATAATGTTTCAAATACTGACGGAAATGATGATACTAATGGTAGTGGTCAGGAAGAACCAGTACCATCGCCTACATCAAGTCCAACTGATAATGTGGATACAGATGCTGAGAGTGTAGCAGTAATGGTCAACCCAAATTATAAGCTTCCTGAAGATTATTCTCCGAAAGATCTAGTGTACCCAGATGTTCGATTTACATTTGATGACAAAATAGAGAAGCGTATGATGCGTCAAGCTGCAGCTACTGCTCTTGAAGAAATGTTTGAAGCTGCGGAAGTTGATGGGATTTATTTGGCTGGAGTATCTGCATATCGATCACATGAAACTCAAAAAGCACTTTTCAAACGTTACGTAGAGCGTGATGGTTATGAGAAAGCTAAGACGTACAGCGCAGAGCCAGGGACAAGTGAACATGAAACAGGTCTTGCTATTGATGTATCAGGTAGTACTGGTAAATGTGCAGCAGAAGACTGCTTTGGCGGGACAGTAGAAGCGATATGGCTTGCTAACAACGCTGCAAATCACGGGTTCATCATTCGTTATCCTGAAGGAAAAGAAGATATTACAGGTTACAAATATGAACCATGGCATTTACGTTATGTAGGTGTAGAAATAGCGAAAGAAATAGATTCCGAAGGACTAACACTTGAAGAATATTATCAGGTTGTTCCAGTAAAAAGATAA
- a CDS encoding LTA synthase family protein, with protein sequence MLLKSSLAWMVIFEGGASWTLLLKELPFVLIVFCLIECFAKKRKMLYYWIANLLMTSILFAVIMYYKYYGVIVTYFALAQVNQVTAVKNSVFSLMDPYFLFIYIDVVIMAFFIFIKRKPPGGGTPPSGGSSSGRGNSNKRSIRFALPILIVSLVVCLFNVVPNRASMNELVKAEQMGILNYEAYMILSSKDKEFVEPEHITQEAINKIKNVNPVTEPYLYGTAEGKNVIILQMESFQNFLVNLKIDGQEITPNFNKLVKENYYFNKFYQQVGQGNTSDAEYVVNSSLYIPARGAATQMYADRELPSLPKLLEEHNYDTATFHTNVVEFWNRGELYESLGFNHYYDSKYFGEEDTVFFGASDNVLYRKTLDKLVEMDAAENPFYSQVISMTAHHPYTLPEDKQLISLPERFQNTLVGNYIVAQNYADHALGVFIQDLKDKGIWEDSLIVMYGDHLGLPIYSLDNHERELMNEIYGREYAYTDMINVPLVIINEGVSEGQTLSQIGGQVDVLPTIANLLGISVESQIHFGQDIFNQTENILPQRYYLPTGSFLTSEELFLSGSGYEDGRHYSLSGHNVDNGLATESEFQSALDLLKLSDSYVNSLPLKKSAVKDEK encoded by the coding sequence ATGCTATTAAAAAGTTCGTTAGCTTGGATGGTTATTTTTGAAGGAGGAGCGTCTTGGACACTTCTACTTAAAGAGTTACCGTTTGTACTCATTGTTTTTTGTTTAATTGAATGCTTTGCAAAGAAAAGAAAAATGCTATATTACTGGATAGCAAACTTACTAATGACTTCTATATTATTTGCCGTCATTATGTACTATAAGTATTATGGTGTTATTGTAACTTATTTTGCACTAGCACAAGTAAACCAAGTTACAGCGGTCAAGAACAGTGTGTTTTCATTGATGGACCCTTATTTCCTATTCATCTACATTGATGTTGTTATTATGGCTTTCTTCATTTTCATTAAAAGAAAACCACCAGGAGGCGGAACTCCACCAAGTGGAGGAAGTTCATCAGGTCGAGGAAACTCAAACAAACGTAGTATTAGATTTGCCTTACCAATTCTTATCGTTTCACTAGTTGTTTGCCTATTCAATGTTGTACCTAACCGTGCAAGTATGAATGAACTTGTAAAGGCTGAACAAATGGGTATATTAAACTATGAGGCTTATATGATTCTTTCCAGTAAAGACAAGGAATTTGTTGAACCTGAACATATTACACAAGAAGCTATTAATAAAATTAAAAATGTTAATCCTGTAACTGAGCCTTATCTATATGGTACTGCTGAAGGTAAAAATGTCATTATTCTTCAAATGGAGTCATTCCAAAACTTCTTAGTAAACTTAAAAATTGATGGCCAAGAAATTACACCTAATTTCAATAAGTTAGTGAAAGAAAACTATTACTTCAATAAGTTCTATCAGCAAGTAGGACAAGGAAATACATCAGATGCCGAATATGTAGTGAACTCATCACTTTATATTCCTGCTCGTGGAGCAGCGACACAAATGTATGCTGATCGTGAATTACCTAGCTTACCGAAATTGTTAGAGGAGCATAATTATGATACTGCTACTTTCCATACAAACGTAGTGGAGTTCTGGAACCGTGGTGAGTTGTATGAATCACTAGGCTTCAACCATTATTATGATTCTAAATACTTCGGAGAAGAGGATACTGTCTTCTTTGGCGCTTCTGATAATGTACTTTATCGTAAAACTTTAGATAAGTTAGTTGAAATGGATGCTGCAGAAAATCCTTTCTATTCGCAAGTCATTTCGATGACTGCACATCATCCTTATACTTTACCTGAAGATAAACAATTGATTTCGCTACCAGAACGTTTTCAAAATACGCTAGTTGGTAATTATATTGTGGCACAAAACTACGCAGACCATGCACTGGGAGTATTTATTCAAGACTTGAAAGATAAAGGAATTTGGGAAGACAGTTTGATCGTGATGTACGGAGATCATCTTGGTTTGCCAATTTATTCTCTTGATAATCATGAACGCGAACTTATGAACGAAATATATGGTCGTGAGTATGCATACACGGATATGATTAATGTTCCTTTGGTTATCATTAATGAAGGGGTATCCGAAGGTCAAACATTATCACAAATTGGTGGTCAAGTTGATGTATTGCCTACAATAGCTAACTTACTCGGTATTAGTGTTGAATCACAAATTCATTTTGGTCAAGATATTTTCAATCAAACTGAAAATATTTTACCGCAACGTTACTATCTACCTACTGGTTCATTCCTAACGAGTGAAGAACTATTCCTATCAGGTAGTGGTTATGAAGATGGCCGACATTATTCTTTGTCAGGTCATAATGTAGATAATGGTCTAGCAACAGAGTCAGAATTCCAAAGCGCACTCGATCTACTAAAGCTTTCCGATAGCTATGTAAATAGCTTGCCATTAAAAAAATCTGCGGTTAAAGATGAAAAATAA
- a CDS encoding asparaginase, with protein MKNIMVVFTGGTIGSMKQGSSIDVNGAGSYMIIDLFQEKYKSSSTFETMQPLNILSENLVADQWINLAEQLRAIDYSSIDAIILTHGSDTLAYSAAMLSYLLSDIPVPLILIASNYHLNDERANGLRNFNNAVRWIEEGASPGIFVVYENNRSESILYLGSRIMQCEAFTDQFRSPYDMVLGRLEDGVVQMAEQSNSLTVSDIRPAAHPILEQIQQLDTLVTDILYVKPYPGLNYELYSWSSNRRPTAILHDLYHSGTACALTEGPYSLPEFIARCKKDNITVYLCPVKSAEEAQYASTAALIEAGAVLLEKIGIEAAFTKLMIAYSLFRSEQEVQDFLLKDQLYFERH; from the coding sequence ATGAAGAACATTATGGTTGTATTTACAGGTGGAACGATCGGAAGTATGAAGCAAGGAAGTAGCATTGATGTTAATGGTGCAGGCTCATATATGATTATCGATCTATTCCAGGAAAAATATAAATCATCGTCGACCTTTGAGACGATGCAACCACTGAATATTTTGAGTGAAAATCTAGTAGCTGATCAATGGATTAACTTAGCTGAGCAGTTACGTGCGATAGATTACTCTTCAATAGATGCCATAATATTAACACATGGCTCTGATACACTAGCGTATTCCGCAGCGATGCTAAGTTACTTGCTTAGCGACATCCCAGTGCCACTTATTCTTATTGCGAGTAATTATCATCTTAATGATGAACGTGCCAATGGTTTGCGTAATTTCAATAATGCTGTTCGTTGGATTGAAGAAGGTGCAAGTCCTGGTATCTTTGTCGTATACGAAAATAATCGTAGTGAAAGCATATTATATCTAGGTTCAAGAATCATGCAATGTGAAGCATTTACTGATCAATTCCGTAGCCCATATGACATGGTGTTAGGTAGATTAGAAGATGGAGTCGTACAGATGGCAGAACAGTCTAATAGTTTAACGGTAAGTGATATTAGACCAGCAGCTCATCCGATTCTTGAACAAATACAGCAATTAGATACGTTAGTTACCGATATTCTATATGTGAAGCCATATCCTGGGTTGAATTATGAACTATACTCGTGGTCATCTAATCGTCGTCCGACTGCGATACTTCATGATCTATATCATTCAGGAACTGCGTGTGCACTAACAGAAGGTCCATATTCGTTACCAGAGTTTATTGCCCGTTGTAAGAAAGACAACATTACAGTCTATCTTTGCCCTGTGAAGTCGGCAGAAGAGGCACAGTATGCATCTACAGCAGCTCTTATCGAAGCGGGAGCGGTCTTACTTGAGAAGATAGGTATAGAAGCTGCCTTTACGAAGCTTATGATCGCCTATTCCCTATTCCGTTCAGAACAAGAAGTTCAAGACTTCTTACTGAAGGATCAATTATATTTTGAGCGACATTGA
- a CDS encoding ABC transporter ATP-binding protein/permease: MQDTSKSSLTGKRLFQYGMLYKTNIIIALVFLIIAVSAEVVGPIIAKNMIDNHITGINQTWYYVDEDTPEAVSYQNKYLLRGDRVTDETTYGAINFEQKGLTFYLLEEGSPEGEKVLLTKEEVYQFYKYEIPYIIKLSAFYLALLIISAIFVYFQRIMLQTAANKIVQKLRNDVYAHTQRLPVKYYDHLSAGQIVSRVTNDTEAIRELYVGVIANFSTGFIYISAIYISIFVLNPTLGLITLPLIPALLAWIYVYRKFAARYNRVLRAKLSEINGNINESIQGMSIIQAFRKEKAMGQEFDELNQYYFKYQKKMLSLNSLTSHNLLNVFRNIIYIVIIIMFWKGQLGAAITVGLLFAYIDYLNRMFNPIVGIVNQLSNLEVARVSAERVFKLMDEPGIDVDKEKMARYRGNVKFNHVTFAYKDEEYVLKDIDFEAKQGETVALVGHTGSGKSSILNLLFRFYDIEKGHISIDGVDISQYSKQQIREHMGIVLQDPFLFTGTIATNVSLNNPDISRERVEQALKEVGAYEMFMQLPQGIDTEVVEKGSTLSAGQRQLISFARALAYDPAILILDEATASIDTETEAVIQAALDVLKRGRTTFVIAHRLSTIRAADQILVLDRGVIVERGNHDVLMDKQGKYYLMYQLQAGGVAVTI; encoded by the coding sequence ATGCAAGATACAAGCAAATCAAGCTTGACGGGAAAGCGATTATTTCAATACGGGATGCTTTATAAAACTAATATTATCATTGCACTAGTATTTCTAATTATCGCGGTTAGTGCGGAAGTAGTTGGACCAATTATTGCGAAAAATATGATCGATAATCATATTACAGGCATTAATCAAACTTGGTACTATGTAGATGAAGACACACCTGAAGCCGTTTCCTATCAGAATAAATACTTACTCCGTGGGGATCGAGTTACCGATGAAACAACGTATGGTGCAATTAACTTTGAACAAAAGGGATTAACGTTCTATTTATTAGAAGAAGGTTCCCCTGAGGGAGAGAAAGTATTATTAACAAAGGAAGAAGTGTATCAGTTTTACAAGTATGAAATACCTTACATTATTAAGTTATCAGCATTCTATCTTGCATTACTAATAATTTCAGCAATCTTCGTTTATTTCCAACGCATTATGTTGCAAACAGCAGCGAATAAGATTGTCCAAAAACTACGTAATGACGTATATGCTCATACTCAGCGTTTACCTGTAAAGTATTACGATCATTTGTCAGCAGGGCAAATCGTCTCGCGAGTAACGAATGATACCGAAGCCATTCGTGAACTATATGTCGGTGTAATTGCTAATTTCAGTACAGGATTTATTTATATTAGTGCTATTTATATTTCTATATTCGTTCTGAATCCGACACTGGGTCTTATTACATTGCCATTGATTCCAGCATTATTGGCATGGATATATGTGTATCGCAAATTCGCAGCGCGCTACAACCGCGTTTTAAGAGCTAAATTAAGTGAGATTAATGGTAATATTAATGAATCGATTCAAGGAATGTCAATCATTCAAGCGTTCCGTAAAGAGAAAGCGATGGGGCAAGAATTTGATGAATTGAATCAGTATTATTTCAAATATCAGAAAAAAATGCTTAGCTTAAATTCATTAACGTCTCATAACTTATTAAACGTATTCCGGAACATTATCTACATCGTCATAATTATTATGTTTTGGAAAGGTCAATTAGGGGCAGCAATTACTGTAGGTTTACTGTTTGCTTATATTGATTATTTGAATCGTATGTTTAATCCGATCGTAGGTATCGTCAATCAACTTTCTAATCTCGAAGTAGCTAGAGTGTCTGCGGAGCGAGTATTCAAGCTAATGGATGAGCCAGGAATTGATGTTGATAAGGAGAAAATGGCTCGTTACCGCGGTAATGTGAAATTCAATCATGTTACATTTGCCTATAAGGATGAAGAATACGTATTGAAAGATATTGACTTTGAAGCCAAACAAGGGGAGACGGTCGCTTTAGTCGGTCATACAGGGTCGGGCAAAAGTTCCATATTGAATCTCTTGTTCCGGTTCTATGATATCGAGAAGGGTCATATTTCTATTGATGGTGTAGATATTAGTCAATATTCCAAACAACAAATACGTGAGCATATGGGGATTGTATTGCAAGATCCTTTCTTATTTACAGGTACGATTGCAACGAATGTAAGTTTGAACAATCCTGATATCTCAAGAGAGCGTGTCGAACAGGCGCTGAAAGAAGTCGGCGCATATGAAATGTTTATGCAATTGCCTCAAGGGATCGACACGGAGGTTGTTGAGAAAGGGAGTACGTTATCTGCTGGCCAGAGACAGCTCATCTCATTTGCAAGAGCACTAGCATATGATCCAGCCATACTCATTCTTGACGAAGCAACTGCTAGTATTGATACAGAGACAGAGGCTGTTATACAAGCGGCGCTAGATGTATTAAAACGTGGTCGTACGACATTCGTCATTGCCCATCGTTTATCTACTATTCGTGCTGCCGATCAGATATTAGTTCTAGATCGTGGTGTAATTGTGGAGCGTGGCAATCATGATGTTCTAATGGATAAGCAAGGAAAGTACTACCTCATGTATCAGCTTCAAGCTGGCGGAGTTGCTGTAACGATATAG
- a CDS encoding ABC transporter transmembrane domain-containing protein, whose amino-acid sequence MLSVLKKLRWFFKLEWKRYTLAIGLLFLTGILDLIPPWLIGEVIDGIQQQLFSSREFQLMIVFWVVITIVSYAITYVWFNKLFGASFVLERILRTKLMGHFLRMKPTFYERNRTGDLMARATNDLGAVSNTAGFGILTLFDSTIFMICIVAVMSFMISWKLTLAALLPLPLIAVVLSIFGKIIHQRFMAAQDSFGELNDDVLEAVSGVRVIRAFVQEEASKEKFRKKTLEVLQRNLAVVKIEALFEPTMKILVGLSYLIGVGYGAYLVFNSELTLGELVTFNMFLGMLIWPMIAMGELINIMQRGNASLDRVSETLDYEADVANKEKTADNHVPSKVQFQDYQFQYPTSEKVNLSQLNISIKQGQTLGIVGKTGSGKTTILKQLLREYPMGSGQVKLGNHRLDDLSLEDALGYMGYVPQQPVLFSRSIRDNILFGDEHATEAQLQQALERASFAKDIHFLPNGLDTMVGERGVALSGGQKQRVSIARALIANPEILMLDDALSAVDAKTEMEIIDGIKLERQQKTTIITTHRLSAVQHADWIIVLDEGVVIEQGTHDQLLAREGWYKEQYDRQQIELELSS is encoded by the coding sequence ATGTTAAGTGTACTGAAAAAACTAAGATGGTTTTTTAAATTAGAATGGAAACGATATACGCTCGCAATCGGGCTATTATTTCTAACGGGAATACTCGATCTGATCCCACCATGGTTAATCGGTGAGGTCATCGATGGTATTCAGCAACAATTATTCTCAAGTCGAGAGTTCCAACTCATGATAGTGTTTTGGGTTGTCATTACGATTGTAAGTTATGCGATTACGTATGTTTGGTTTAACAAATTATTTGGTGCCTCTTTCGTACTTGAGAGAATACTACGCACGAAATTAATGGGACATTTCTTGCGGATGAAGCCTACATTTTATGAACGTAATCGTACTGGTGATCTAATGGCAAGAGCAACGAATGATTTAGGTGCAGTGTCTAACACTGCTGGCTTTGGGATATTAACGTTGTTTGATTCAACTATTTTTATGATTTGTATTGTCGCTGTAATGAGTTTCATGATTAGTTGGAAATTAACGCTAGCGGCATTGTTGCCTCTTCCGCTTATTGCCGTTGTATTATCTATTTTTGGTAAAATTATTCACCAACGGTTTATGGCTGCACAGGACTCTTTCGGTGAATTGAATGATGATGTGTTAGAAGCCGTTTCAGGTGTACGTGTTATCCGAGCATTTGTCCAAGAGGAAGCAAGCAAAGAGAAGTTCCGTAAAAAAACGTTAGAAGTGTTACAACGTAATTTAGCAGTTGTGAAAATTGAAGCGTTGTTTGAACCAACGATGAAAATACTCGTTGGACTTAGTTACTTAATTGGTGTTGGATATGGTGCTTATCTCGTATTCAACAGTGAATTGACGCTTGGTGAGCTAGTTACTTTCAATATGTTTCTAGGTATGTTGATTTGGCCAATGATCGCGATGGGCGAACTCATCAATATTATGCAGCGTGGTAATGCTTCACTAGATCGTGTATCTGAAACGTTAGATTATGAAGCGGATGTAGCTAATAAGGAGAAGACAGCGGACAATCATGTTCCTTCGAAAGTTCAATTCCAAGATTATCAATTCCAATATCCGACTTCGGAGAAGGTTAATCTTAGTCAGTTAAATATCTCAATTAAGCAAGGTCAAACATTAGGAATTGTCGGAAAGACCGGCAGTGGTAAAACAACAATTTTGAAGCAACTATTAAGAGAATATCCAATGGGCTCTGGTCAGGTTAAGCTAGGAAATCATCGATTAGATGATTTATCTCTTGAAGATGCATTAGGTTATATGGGATATGTACCGCAGCAACCTGTTTTATTCTCACGTTCTATTCGAGATAATATTCTATTTGGTGATGAGCATGCAACGGAAGCTCAGCTTCAGCAAGCGCTAGAAAGAGCGTCATTTGCCAAAGATATTCACTTCTTACCAAATGGTCTAGATACGATGGTGGGAGAGCGTGGAGTTGCATTATCTGGTGGGCAGAAGCAACGTGTAAGCATTGCGCGTGCATTAATTGCCAATCCAGAAATTCTTATGCTTGATGACGCATTATCTGCTGTGGATGCGAAGACTGAGATGGAAATCATTGATGGTATCAAACTTGAGCGTCAACAGAAAACAACAATCATTACGACGCATCGTCTATCTGCAGTTCAACATGCCGATTGGATTATTGTATTAGATGAAGGTGTAGTTATTGAACAGGGAACACATGATCAGTTACTAGCGCGAGAAGGCTGGTACAAAGAACAGTATGATCGCCAACAAATTGAACTAGAGCTTAGCTCGTAG
- a CDS encoding YceI family protein, with protein MTTSKWLLDASHSVVEFSVKHLMIAKVRGLFHTFDANIEADLNDLSTATIAVNIDLASVDTRNEDRDNHLKSADFFDVENSPSLNFVATSIKAAGADEYTLVGNVTLHGVTKEESFKVTFEGASTDPWGNEKAGFSATGSLKRSDYGLTYNAALETGGVLIGDDIKINIEFELQKA; from the coding sequence ATGACGACATCCAAATGGTTATTAGACGCATCGCATAGTGTAGTTGAATTTTCAGTTAAACATCTTATGATTGCAAAGGTTAGAGGTTTATTCCATACTTTCGATGCAAATATCGAAGCTGATCTTAATGATCTATCTACTGCAACAATTGCAGTGAATATTGATCTTGCAAGTGTTGATACACGCAATGAAGATCGTGATAATCACTTGAAATCCGCAGATTTCTTTGATGTTGAGAACAGCCCAAGCTTGAATTTCGTAGCGACATCCATTAAAGCTGCGGGTGCTGATGAGTATACATTAGTTGGTAACGTAACACTTCATGGTGTAACGAAAGAAGAGTCGTTCAAAGTAACGTTTGAAGGTGCTTCAACTGATCCTTGGGGCAATGAAAAAGCAGGCTTTAGCGCAACAGGTTCATTGAAACGTAGCGATTATGGACTAACATACAATGCTGCTCTAGAAACTGGTGGCGTATTAATCGGAGACGATATTAAAATCAACATCGAATTCGAATTACAAAAAGCATAA